One part of the Arabidopsis thaliana chromosome 4, partial sequence genome encodes these proteins:
- a CDS encoding Disease resistance protein (TIR-NBS-LRR class) family, producing MDHGIVRSCIIADELITAIREARISIVIFSENYASSTWCLNELVEIHKCHKDKDLDQMVIPVFYGVDPSHVRKQIGGFGDVFKKTCEDKPEDQKQRWVKALTDISNLAGEDLRNGPSEAAMVVKIANDVSNKLFPLPKGFGDLVGIEDHIEAIKLKLCLESKEARIMVGIWGQSGIGKSTIGRALFSQLSSQFHHRAFITYKSTSGSDVSGMKLSWEKELLSEILGQKDIKIEHFGVVEQRLKHKKVLILLDDVDNLEFLRTLVGKAEWFGSGSRIIVITQDRQLLKAHEIDLIYEVKLPSQGLALKMICQYAFGKYSPPDDFKELAFEVAKLAGNLPLGLSVLGSSLKRRSKEEWMEMLAELQNGLNRDIMKTLRVSYVRLDPKDQDIFHYIAWLFNGWKVKSIKDFLGDGVNVNIRLKTLDDKSLIRLTPNDTIEMHNLLQKLATEIDREESNGNPGKRRFLENAEEILDVFTDNTGTEKLLGIDFSTSSDSQIDKPFISIDENSFQGMLNLQFLNIHDHYWWQPRETRLRLPNGLVYLPRKLKWLRWENCPLKRLPSNFKAEYLVELRMENSALEKLWNGTQPLGSLKKMNLRNSNNLKEIPDLSLATNLEELDLCNCEVLESFPSPLNSESLKFLNLLLCPRLRNFPEIIMQSFIFTDEIEIEVADCLWNKNLPGLDYLDCLRRCNPSKFRPEHLKNLTVRGNNMLEKLWEGVQSLGKLKRVDLSECENMIEIPDLSKATNLEILDLSNCKSLVMLPSTIGNLQKLYTLNMEECTGLKVLPMDINLSSLHTVHLKGCSSLRFIPQISKSIAVLNLDDTAIEEVPCFENFSRLMELSMRGCKSLRRFPQISTSIQELNLADTAIEQVPCFIEKFSRLKVLNMSGCKMLKNISPNIFRLTRLMKVDFTDCGGVITALSDPVTTMEDQNNEKINKVEKRPKCDKDEDDEDEYEYEYDEDEDDEDEYGEIYFKFQNCFKLDRAARELILGSCFKTTMVLPGLLSKLDVNDVEFKFNGTRVKRCGIRLLNVSTSPDDSEGSSETESPDDSDGDSVTEYHQQSGEKCDDVETESSKKRMRMTLGNSEKYFNLPCGQIVTDTVPLGWGESSSVSFNPWLEGEALCVDSMITEQQDAQIHIANVDWEWELWSSSSSSASSS from the exons ATGGATCACGGCATCGTGAGAAGCTGCATAATCGCCGATGAGCTTATAACGGCCATTAGAGAAGCGAGGATCTCAATAGTTATCTTCTCTGAGAACTATGCTTCTTCCACGTGGTGCTTGAATGAATTGGTGGAGATCCACAAGTGTCACAAGGACAAAGACTTGGATCAAATGGTGATTCCGGTTTTCTACGGCGTTGATCCTTCTCATGTTAGAAAACAGATCGGTGGCTTTGGCGATGTCTTTAAAAAGACATGCGAGGACAAACCAGAGGATCAGAAACAAAGATGGGTTAAAGCTCTCACagatatatcaaatttagCCGGGGAGGATCTTCGGAACGg GCCTAGTGAAGCAGCCATGGTTGTAAAGATAGCTAATGATGTTTCGAATAAACTTTTTCCTCTGCCAAAGGGTTTTGGTGACTTAGTCGGAATTGAGGATCATATAGAggcaataaaattaaaactgtgCTTGGAATCCAAGGAAGCTAGAATAATGGTCGGGATTTGGGGACAGTCAGGGATTGGTAAGAGTACTATAGGAAGAGCTCTTTTCAGTCAACTCTCTAGCCAGTTCCACCATCGCGCTTTCATAACTTATAAAAGCACCAGTGGTAGTGACGTCTCTGGCATGAAGTTGAGTTGGGAAAAAGAACTTCTCTCGGAAATCTTAGGTCAAAAGGACATAAAGATAGAGCATTTTGGTGTGGTGGAGCAAAGGTTGAAGCACAAGAAAGTTCTTATCCTTCTTGATGATGTGGATAATCTAGAGTTTCTTAGGACCTTGGTGGGAAAAGCTGAATGGTTTGGATCTGGAAGCAGAATAATTGTGATCACTCAAGATAGGCAACTTCTCAAGGCTCATGAGATTGACCTTATATATGAGGTGAAGCTCCCATCTCAAGGTCTTGCTCTTAAGATGATATGCCAATATGCTTTTGGGAAATACTCTCCACCTGATGATTTTAAGGAACTAGCATTTGAAGTTGCAAAGCTTGCCGGTAATCTTCCTTTGGGTCTCAGTGTCCTTGGTTCGTCTTTAAAACGAAGGAGCAAAGAAGAGTGGATGGAGATGCTGGCTGAGCTCCAAAATGGTTTGAACAGAGATATTATGAAAACATTAAGAGTCAGCTACGTTAGATTAGATCCAAAAGATCAAGATATATTCCATTACATTGCATGGTTATTCAATGGTTGGAAAGTCAAATCCATCAAAGACTTCCTCGGAGATGGTGTTAATGTTAACATTAGGCTCAAAACGTTGGATGATAAGTCCCTCATACGTTTAACACCGAATGATACTATAGAGATGCACAATTTGCTTCAGAAGTTGGCTACAGAAATTGATCGTGAAGAGTCTAATGGTAATCCTGGAAAACGTCGATTTCTGGAGAATGCTGAGGAAATTCTAGACGTATTTACCGATAATACC ggCACTGAAAAATTGCTCGGAATAGATTTCAGCACGTCATCAGATTCACAAATCGATAAGCCATTTATTTCAATAGATGAAAACTCGTTCCAAGGCATGCTTAATCTCCAATTTCTAAATATTCATGATCATTACTGGTGGCAACCGAGAGAAACCAGATTGCGTCTACCTAACGGCCTCGTTTACTTGCCACGTAAACTCAAATGGCTACGGTGGGAAAATTGTCCATTGAAGCGTTTGCCTTCTAATTTTAAGGCTGAGTATCTGGTTGAACTCAGAATGGAGAATAGTGCCCTTGAGAAGCTGTGGAATGGAACTCAG CCTCTTGGAAGtctcaagaagatgaatttgaGGAATTCCaacaatttgaaagaaattccAGATCTTTCTTTAGCCACAAACCTCGAGGAATTAGATCTTTGTAACTGCGAAGTGCTAGAAAGTTTTCCAAGTCCTCTCAACTCGGAATCTCTTAAGTTCCTCAATCTCCTACTATGCCCCCGGTTGAGAAATTTCCCTGAGATTATAATGCAAAGTTTCATCTTTACAGATGAAATTGAGATCGAGGTAGCAGATTGTTTATGGAACAAGAATCTCCCTGGACTCGATTATCTCGATTGCCTTAGGAGATGTAATCCAAGTAAATTTCGCCCAGAACATCTCAAAAACCTCACAGTGAGAGGCAACAACATGCTTGAGAAGCTATGGGAAGGCGTCCAG TCGCTTGGGAAACTCAAGAGGGTGGATCTGTCAGAATGTGAAAACATGATAGAAATTCCAGACCTTTCAAAGGCCACCAATCTGGAGATTTTGGATCTCTCAAATTGCAAAAGTTTGGTGATGTTACCTTCTACAATTGGGAATCTCCAAAAATTATACACGTTAAATATGGAAGAATGCACAGGGCTGAAGGTTCTTCCTATGGATATCAACTTGTCATCTCTCCATACAGTCCATCTCAAAGGGTGCTCAAGTTTGAGATTTATCCCTCAGATTTCAAAAAGTATTGCAGTACTCAATCTAGATGACACTGCCATTGAAGAAGTTCCATGTTTTGAGAATTTCTCGAGGCTCATGGAATTATCGATGCGTGGTTGCAAGTCGTTGAGAAGATTTCCTCAGATTTCAACTAGTATTCAAGAACTCAATCTAGCTGACACCGCCATTGAACAAGTTCCCTGCTTCATTGAGAAATTTTCGAGGCTCAAGGTACTAAATATGAGTGGTTGCAAAATGTTGAAAAACATATCCCCGAACATTTTCAGACTGACAAGGCTTATGAAGGTCGACTTTACAGACTGTGGAGGTGTCATCACAGCGTTGAGTGATCCGGTGACAACAATGGAAgatcaaaacaatgaaaagataaataagGTCGAAAAGAGACCTAAATGTGACAAGGATGAGGATGACGAGGATGAGTATGAGTATGAGTATGACGAGGATGAGGATGACGAGGATGAGTAtggagaaatatattttaaattccAGAATTGCTTCAAATTGGATAGAGCTGCGCGAGAACTTATCCTAGGATCATGCTTCAAGACGACTATGGTCTTACCAG GTCTTCTATCTAAATTAGACGTCAATGATGTGGAATTTAAGTTTAACGGGACGAGAGTAAAAAGATGCGGCATACGACTCTTGAATGTGTCTACATCTCCGGATGATAGTGAGGGAAGCTCTGAAACAGAATCTCCGGATGATAGTGATGGAGACTCTGTAACAGAGTACCACCAACAGTCTGGAGAAAAATGTGATGATGTAGAGACTGAAAGTAGCAAGAAGCGGATGCGG ATGACATTAGGAAACTctgaaaaatatttcaacttACCCTGTGGCCAAATAGTAACAGACACTGTTCCGTTAGGGTGGGGAGAATCATCATCAGTTTCTTTTAATCCATGGCTGGAGGGGGAAGCTTTGTGTGTTGATTCCATGATTACTGAACAACAAGATGCACAAATTCATATAGCTAATGTGGATTGGGAGTGGGAGTTATG GTCATCAAGCTCATCAAGCGCATCAAGCTCTTAG
- a CDS encoding Disease resistance protein (TIR-NBS-LRR class) family encodes MDHGIVRSCIIADELITAIREARISIVIFSENYASSTWCLNELVEIHKCHKDKDLDQMVIPVFYGVDPSHVRKQIGGFGDVFKKTCEDKPEDQKQRWVKALTDISNLAGEDLRNGPSEAAMVVKIANDVSNKLFPLPKGFGDLVGIEDHIEAIKLKLCLESKEARIMVGIWGQSGIGKSTIGRALFSQLSSQFHHRAFITYKSTSGSDVSGMKLSWEKELLSEILGQKDIKIEHFGVVEQRLKHKKVLILLDDVDNLEFLRTLVGKAEWFGSGSRIIVITQDRQLLKAHEIDLIYEVKLPSQGLALKMICQYAFGKYSPPDDFKELAFEVAKLAGNLPLGLSVLGSSLKRRSKEEWMEMLAELQNGLNRDIMKTLRVSYVRLDPKDQDIFHYIAWLFNGWKVKSIKDFLGDGVNVNIRLKTLDDKSLIRLTPNDTIEMHNLLQKLATEIDREESNGNPGKRRFLENAEEILDVFTDNTGTEKLLGIDFSTSSDSQIDKPFISIDENSFQGMLNLQFLNIHDHYWWQPRETRLRLPNGLVYLPRKLKWLRWENCPLKRLPSNFKAEYLVELRMENSALEKLWNGTQPLGSLKKMNLRNSNNLKEIPDLSLATNLEELDLCNCEVLESFPSPLNSESLKFLNLLLCPRLRNFPEIIMQSFIFTDEIEIEVADCLWNKNLPGLDYLDCLRRCNPSKFRPEHLKNLTVRGNNMLEKLWEGVQSLGKLKRVDLSECENMIEIPDLSKATNLEILDLSNCKSLVMLPSTIGNLQKLYTLNMEECTGLKVLPMDINLSSLHTVHLKGCSSLRFIPQISKSIAVLNLDDTAIEEVPCFENFSRLMELSMRGCKSLRRFPQISTSIQELNLADTAIEQVPCFIEKFSRLKVLNMSGCKMLKNISPNIFRLTRLMKVDFTDCGGVITALSDPVTTMEDQNNEKINKVEKRPKCDKDEDDEDEYEYEYDEDEDDEDEYGEIYFKFQNCFKLDRAARELILGSCFKTTMVLPGGEVPTYFKHQAYGNSLTVTLPQSSLSHKFLRFNACLVVEPITHSFACMDVLFQFNGEHYRHTIYEGMEMMCKTDHLVLCSFKFQPTGLLSKLDVNDVEFKFNGTRVKRCGIRLLNVSTSPDDSEGSSETESPDDSDGDSVTEYHQQSGEKCDDVETESSKKRMRMTLGNSEKYFNLPCGQIVTDTVPLGWGESSSVSFNPWLEGEALCVDSMITEQQDAQIHIANVDWEWELWSSSSSSASSS; translated from the exons ATGGATCACGGCATCGTGAGAAGCTGCATAATCGCCGATGAGCTTATAACGGCCATTAGAGAAGCGAGGATCTCAATAGTTATCTTCTCTGAGAACTATGCTTCTTCCACGTGGTGCTTGAATGAATTGGTGGAGATCCACAAGTGTCACAAGGACAAAGACTTGGATCAAATGGTGATTCCGGTTTTCTACGGCGTTGATCCTTCTCATGTTAGAAAACAGATCGGTGGCTTTGGCGATGTCTTTAAAAAGACATGCGAGGACAAACCAGAGGATCAGAAACAAAGATGGGTTAAAGCTCTCACagatatatcaaatttagCCGGGGAGGATCTTCGGAACGg GCCTAGTGAAGCAGCCATGGTTGTAAAGATAGCTAATGATGTTTCGAATAAACTTTTTCCTCTGCCAAAGGGTTTTGGTGACTTAGTCGGAATTGAGGATCATATAGAggcaataaaattaaaactgtgCTTGGAATCCAAGGAAGCTAGAATAATGGTCGGGATTTGGGGACAGTCAGGGATTGGTAAGAGTACTATAGGAAGAGCTCTTTTCAGTCAACTCTCTAGCCAGTTCCACCATCGCGCTTTCATAACTTATAAAAGCACCAGTGGTAGTGACGTCTCTGGCATGAAGTTGAGTTGGGAAAAAGAACTTCTCTCGGAAATCTTAGGTCAAAAGGACATAAAGATAGAGCATTTTGGTGTGGTGGAGCAAAGGTTGAAGCACAAGAAAGTTCTTATCCTTCTTGATGATGTGGATAATCTAGAGTTTCTTAGGACCTTGGTGGGAAAAGCTGAATGGTTTGGATCTGGAAGCAGAATAATTGTGATCACTCAAGATAGGCAACTTCTCAAGGCTCATGAGATTGACCTTATATATGAGGTGAAGCTCCCATCTCAAGGTCTTGCTCTTAAGATGATATGCCAATATGCTTTTGGGAAATACTCTCCACCTGATGATTTTAAGGAACTAGCATTTGAAGTTGCAAAGCTTGCCGGTAATCTTCCTTTGGGTCTCAGTGTCCTTGGTTCGTCTTTAAAACGAAGGAGCAAAGAAGAGTGGATGGAGATGCTGGCTGAGCTCCAAAATGGTTTGAACAGAGATATTATGAAAACATTAAGAGTCAGCTACGTTAGATTAGATCCAAAAGATCAAGATATATTCCATTACATTGCATGGTTATTCAATGGTTGGAAAGTCAAATCCATCAAAGACTTCCTCGGAGATGGTGTTAATGTTAACATTAGGCTCAAAACGTTGGATGATAAGTCCCTCATACGTTTAACACCGAATGATACTATAGAGATGCACAATTTGCTTCAGAAGTTGGCTACAGAAATTGATCGTGAAGAGTCTAATGGTAATCCTGGAAAACGTCGATTTCTGGAGAATGCTGAGGAAATTCTAGACGTATTTACCGATAATACC ggCACTGAAAAATTGCTCGGAATAGATTTCAGCACGTCATCAGATTCACAAATCGATAAGCCATTTATTTCAATAGATGAAAACTCGTTCCAAGGCATGCTTAATCTCCAATTTCTAAATATTCATGATCATTACTGGTGGCAACCGAGAGAAACCAGATTGCGTCTACCTAACGGCCTCGTTTACTTGCCACGTAAACTCAAATGGCTACGGTGGGAAAATTGTCCATTGAAGCGTTTGCCTTCTAATTTTAAGGCTGAGTATCTGGTTGAACTCAGAATGGAGAATAGTGCCCTTGAGAAGCTGTGGAATGGAACTCAG CCTCTTGGAAGtctcaagaagatgaatttgaGGAATTCCaacaatttgaaagaaattccAGATCTTTCTTTAGCCACAAACCTCGAGGAATTAGATCTTTGTAACTGCGAAGTGCTAGAAAGTTTTCCAAGTCCTCTCAACTCGGAATCTCTTAAGTTCCTCAATCTCCTACTATGCCCCCGGTTGAGAAATTTCCCTGAGATTATAATGCAAAGTTTCATCTTTACAGATGAAATTGAGATCGAGGTAGCAGATTGTTTATGGAACAAGAATCTCCCTGGACTCGATTATCTCGATTGCCTTAGGAGATGTAATCCAAGTAAATTTCGCCCAGAACATCTCAAAAACCTCACAGTGAGAGGCAACAACATGCTTGAGAAGCTATGGGAAGGCGTCCAG TCGCTTGGGAAACTCAAGAGGGTGGATCTGTCAGAATGTGAAAACATGATAGAAATTCCAGACCTTTCAAAGGCCACCAATCTGGAGATTTTGGATCTCTCAAATTGCAAAAGTTTGGTGATGTTACCTTCTACAATTGGGAATCTCCAAAAATTATACACGTTAAATATGGAAGAATGCACAGGGCTGAAGGTTCTTCCTATGGATATCAACTTGTCATCTCTCCATACAGTCCATCTCAAAGGGTGCTCAAGTTTGAGATTTATCCCTCAGATTTCAAAAAGTATTGCAGTACTCAATCTAGATGACACTGCCATTGAAGAAGTTCCATGTTTTGAGAATTTCTCGAGGCTCATGGAATTATCGATGCGTGGTTGCAAGTCGTTGAGAAGATTTCCTCAGATTTCAACTAGTATTCAAGAACTCAATCTAGCTGACACCGCCATTGAACAAGTTCCCTGCTTCATTGAGAAATTTTCGAGGCTCAAGGTACTAAATATGAGTGGTTGCAAAATGTTGAAAAACATATCCCCGAACATTTTCAGACTGACAAGGCTTATGAAGGTCGACTTTACAGACTGTGGAGGTGTCATCACAGCGTTGAGTGATCCGGTGACAACAATGGAAgatcaaaacaatgaaaagataaataagGTCGAAAAGAGACCTAAATGTGACAAGGATGAGGATGACGAGGATGAGTATGAGTATGAGTATGACGAGGATGAGGATGACGAGGATGAGTAtggagaaatatattttaaattccAGAATTGCTTCAAATTGGATAGAGCTGCGCGAGAACTTATCCTAGGATCATGCTTCAAGACGACTATGGTCTTACCAGGTGGAGAAGTGCCTACATATTTTAAGCATCAAGCTTATGGAAATTCCCTAACTGTCACTTTGCCTCAGAGCTCTCTTTCTCATAAATTCTTGCGATTTAATGCTTGTCTCGTGGTTGAACCTATAACCCATTCTTTTGCATGCATGGACGTACTCTTTCAGTTCAATGGCGAACATTATAGACATACAATATATGAGGGCATGGAAATGATGTGTAAGACGGATCATCTAGTTTTGTGTTCCTTCAAGTTCCAGCCTACAGGTCTTCTATCTAAATTAGACGTCAATGATGTGGAATTTAAGTTTAACGGGACGAGAGTAAAAAGATGCGGCATACGACTCTTGAATGTGTCTACATCTCCGGATGATAGTGAGGGAAGCTCTGAAACAGAATCTCCGGATGATAGTGATGGAGACTCTGTAACAGAGTACCACCAACAGTCTGGAGAAAAATGTGATGATGTAGAGACTGAAAGTAGCAAGAAGCGGATGCGG ATGACATTAGGAAACTctgaaaaatatttcaacttACCCTGTGGCCAAATAGTAACAGACACTGTTCCGTTAGGGTGGGGAGAATCATCATCAGTTTCTTTTAATCCATGGCTGGAGGGGGAAGCTTTGTGTGTTGATTCCATGATTACTGAACAACAAGATGCACAAATTCATATAGCTAATGTGGATTGGGAGTGGGAGTTATG GTCATCAAGCTCATCAAGCGCATCAAGCTCTTAG